From the Caldisericota bacterium genome, the window ATTCCGGACGGTTTCTATGAACCAATGACAGAAACAAACTTACTCACTTTCCCTCATATCTTCAACCATACATACGAAGTATAATCAAAGATATGTTTCCTCACAACCTGGAGTAGTATATACGATGGCAAGAAAAAGAGCAGAATGACAAAGAAAAAAGACTAAAAGAGAGATTCTTCACTTCAGACTTGGCGTAATGCATGCCAAGGAAAAGAGTAGAATGGCAAAAACAAAAAGGGCAGGTAGTTCACCTGTCCTTAAAAAATTTCTTTTCTTTTATTTAATTATCCGTCGTAAGTTATTATTTATGAGTCGTACGGGTCAATTGTTTGTTTCCATTCTATTTCAAAGAGCATATTGAGTGTGTTTAAGATATCTGGATCATCCACAATGATGCCGAGCTCTCTGTTCTGGTCCAGCGAGGTGGTGGAGAAATTATTTGAGCCGATGTAAGCAGATTTTTTATCAATGATAACTAATTTTGCATGGATGTACGGGTTTAGCAGCGAACGGATATAATCTACACCTAATTCACTTACGGCGGTAGAATTACCACTTGCCCTGTACAGAGAAGGTATGATTATTCTTACAGTTACGCCTTCTGCAATTTTTGCTTTGAGGGTTTCTATTACTTCATCGTCCTGCACTGACTGCTGCCATATGTCAATAGAGCTTGTCGCACTGTTTAAAAGATTTATTATTTTTTCTCTTCCGTCTATCGGGCTCAGCACAATCTTTGGATCGTTGTTCTCTGTTAATGTTTCCCTGTTCCAATCTTTTTCAAATATTTCTTTTATCTTTTCTACTTTTGCAGCATCTTTTACAATAATGCCAAATTCCCTGTTCTTATGAACAAAGCTGTGGGTGAAGTTTCCCGTGAGTACCATTGCTTCTTTACCGTCTATTACCATAAATTTTGCATGCGTGAGGAAATATTCAGGGTTAGCCCATTTTACTGGTATCCCGTAGTGCATGAGCTTGGTTTTTACGTCCCAGTTTTCTGAATCTGCACCTACAGGGCTTTCTTCCATCATTACTTTGACATCTACTCCTCTTAGCTCTGCATTGCCTAATTCATCTGCAATGTCAAAATGAGTAAATCCGTATATTTCCAGGTATATGGATTCTTTTGCATTTTGTATTGCTTTGATTATTGGCGTTGTTCCTGAAAAGCTTTCTATGATAAGCTCTGGGGTGTTTTCGTTAGGCAAACTTCTTCCGATTAGTGGAGTGAAGGAAGCAAGTAGCAGTAACGCACTTAAAATTATTGATATTAATATTTTTCTTTTTTTCATTTTCTTCTCCTATCCGCCGTATGTAATCGTTATTGTTCTTGTATCATTGTCCCAACCAACATCACAGCCGAGAGATTCAGCGACAAACCTTAAGGGAAGCATTGTCCTATCGTTTACTATAATTGGTTTTACATCATGATTATCTGTGTCTATCCATACTTCTGCCCCGTTTACTTTTGCCTTTGGATTATCTATCCATAATTCTATCGTTGTGGTTTCAAAATTAATTGTAACTTT encodes:
- a CDS encoding phospholipase D-like domain-containing protein encodes the protein MKKRKILISIILSALLLLASFTPLIGRSLPNENTPELIIESFSGTTPIIKAIQNAKESIYLEIYGFTHFDIADELGNAELRGVDVKVMMEESPVGADSENWDVKTKLMHYGIPVKWANPEYFLTHAKFMVIDGKEAMVLTGNFTHSFVHKNREFGIIVKDAAKVEKIKEIFEKDWNRETLTENNDPKIVLSPIDGREKIINLLNSATSSIDIWQQSVQDDEVIETLKAKIAEGVTVRIIIPSLYRASGNSTAVSELGVDYIRSLLNPYIHAKLVIIDKKSAYIGSNNFSTTSLDQNRELGIIVDDPDILNTLNMLFEIEWKQTIDPYDS